From Stenotrophomonas maltophilia, a single genomic window includes:
- the nagZ gene encoding beta-N-acetylhexosaminidase produces MLLIGVAGTELTAQERDWLQHDAVAGVVLFKRNFASRQQVTDLSAAIRAAAPRPQLICVDQEGGRVQRFREGYSELPPLQEIGALYATDPQRALALAEQHAWLMASEVRASGVDLSFAPVVDLGRGNRAIGNRAFSEDPQVVAAFTAAYVRGMHAVGMAATLKHFPGHGTVLEDTHVDTAIDPRALDELRAQDLVPFQAGIAAGADAVMMAHVIYPQVAPEPAGYSPRWIQDILRGELGFRGVVFSDDIGMAASHSAGGVPARVHAHLDAGCDVVLVCHPELVDEALHAVQGRSLNTAALLGLLGRGALGWDGLLADARHGDTQSRLLETLGRTV; encoded by the coding sequence ATGCTGCTGATCGGCGTTGCCGGCACCGAACTGACCGCCCAGGAACGTGACTGGCTGCAGCACGATGCTGTGGCCGGGGTGGTGCTGTTCAAGCGCAACTTTGCCTCGCGCCAGCAGGTGACCGATCTGAGCGCGGCGATCCGCGCCGCCGCCCCGCGCCCGCAGCTGATCTGCGTCGACCAGGAAGGCGGCCGCGTGCAGCGTTTTCGTGAAGGCTACAGCGAGCTGCCGCCGCTGCAGGAGATCGGGGCGCTGTACGCGACCGATCCGCAGCGGGCGCTGGCGCTGGCCGAGCAGCACGCCTGGCTGATGGCCAGCGAGGTGCGCGCCAGCGGTGTGGACCTCAGCTTCGCGCCGGTGGTCGACCTCGGCCGTGGCAACCGTGCCATCGGCAACCGCGCCTTCAGTGAAGACCCGCAGGTGGTGGCCGCGTTCACCGCCGCCTACGTGCGTGGCATGCACGCCGTTGGCATGGCGGCCACGCTCAAGCATTTCCCTGGCCACGGCACGGTGCTGGAAGACACCCACGTGGACACCGCGATCGACCCGCGTGCGCTGGACGAGCTGCGTGCGCAGGACCTGGTGCCGTTCCAGGCCGGCATCGCCGCCGGTGCCGATGCGGTGATGATGGCGCACGTGATCTACCCGCAGGTGGCACCGGAACCGGCCGGCTATTCGCCGCGCTGGATCCAGGACATCCTGCGCGGCGAGCTCGGCTTCCGTGGCGTGGTGTTCTCCGACGACATCGGCATGGCCGCCTCGCACAGTGCCGGCGGCGTGCCGGCGCGCGTGCATGCACACCTGGATGCCGGTTGCGACGTGGTGCTGGTCTGCCACCCGGAACTGGTCGATGAAGCCCTGCACGCCGTGCAGGGACGCTCCCTCAATACTGCTGCGCTGCTGGGGCTGCTTGGCCGCGGCGCGCTCGGCTGGGACGGCCTGCTGGCCGATGCCCGCCATGGCGACACCCAATCCCGTCTGCTTGAAACCCTTGGAAGAACCGTCTGA
- a CDS encoding DsbA family oxidoreductase, translating to MRIDIYSDVVCPWCWIGKHRFQQGVQLLGADAPELDIHWQPFQLDPDADAKPVPLREAYVRKFGGVERTEQILNQTQTTARAEGLPMDFSQGQVRVTTLPAHRVLWLAGQHGVQDAVGEALFRAHFELGQNLADSSVLVKAGVAGGLDAGEITQMLASDRGLAEVEAKLQEAHALGISSVPTFVIDGRWAISGAQPPEAFANALRQIAAEQGTSASPAEGDEACGPDGCKV from the coding sequence ATGAGAATCGACATCTACTCCGACGTGGTCTGCCCCTGGTGCTGGATCGGCAAGCATCGTTTCCAGCAGGGCGTGCAGTTGCTGGGCGCCGATGCGCCTGAACTCGACATCCACTGGCAGCCGTTCCAGCTGGACCCGGACGCGGACGCAAAGCCGGTGCCGCTGCGCGAGGCCTATGTGCGCAAGTTCGGCGGTGTCGAGCGCACCGAGCAGATCCTCAACCAGACCCAGACCACGGCGCGCGCCGAAGGCCTGCCGATGGACTTCAGCCAAGGCCAGGTGCGGGTGACCACGCTGCCGGCCCACCGGGTGCTGTGGCTGGCCGGCCAGCATGGGGTGCAGGACGCGGTGGGCGAGGCGTTGTTCCGCGCCCATTTCGAGCTGGGCCAGAACCTGGCTGACAGCTCAGTACTGGTCAAGGCTGGCGTAGCCGGTGGCCTCGACGCGGGCGAGATCACCCAGATGCTGGCCTCCGACCGCGGCCTGGCGGAGGTCGAGGCAAAGCTGCAGGAAGCCCATGCACTGGGCATCTCCTCGGTGCCGACCTTCGTCATCGACGGCCGCTGGGCCATTTCAGGCGCCCAGCCGCCGGAGGCGTTCGCCAACGCGCTGCGCCAGATCGCGGCCGAGCAGGGCACATCCGCGTCCCCGGCAGAGGGCGACGAGGCCTGCGGCCCGGACGGCTGCAAGGTCTGA
- a CDS encoding CYTH domain-containing protein, which produces MGIEIERKFLVSSDGWRTAAHRVIPMAQGYINDMGALDRGTQNASVRVRIEGDHAALNLKSRTIGHTRQEFDYPIPVEDARALLALCVGGLIDKRRHLVDHAGLTWEVDEFLGDNAGLVVAEVELDSADQVIDLPDWVGAEVTDDARYYNVALASHPYSQW; this is translated from the coding sequence ATGGGCATCGAAATCGAACGCAAATTCCTCGTCAGCAGCGATGGCTGGCGCACCGCCGCGCACCGGGTGATCCCGATGGCACAGGGCTACATCAACGACATGGGCGCACTCGATCGCGGCACCCAGAACGCTTCGGTGCGCGTGCGTATCGAGGGCGACCACGCTGCGCTGAACCTGAAGTCGCGCACCATCGGCCATACCCGGCAGGAGTTCGACTACCCGATCCCGGTGGAGGACGCGCGCGCGCTGCTTGCACTGTGCGTAGGCGGGCTGATCGACAAGCGTCGCCATCTGGTGGACCACGCCGGGCTGACCTGGGAAGTGGACGAGTTCCTCGGCGACAACGCCGGCCTGGTCGTGGCCGAGGTCGAGCTGGACAGCGCCGACCAGGTCATCGACCTGCCGGACTGGGTGGGTGCCGAAGTGACCGATGACGCCCGCTACTACAACGTCGCCCTCGCCAGTCACCCCTATTCACAGTGGTGA
- the rlmD gene encoding 23S rRNA (uracil(1939)-C(5))-methyltransferase RlmD translates to MARSRSRIDRTPFQTEILDLSHDGRGVARREGEGGKVTFISGALPGEVVMAEQTARSRHFDEARTVQVLQASPQRVTPKCPHFGTCAGCVLQHLDEDQQIVAKQRVLMDNLERIGHVKPGTVLAPLVGESWGYRRKGRFSVRRVEKKDKTLVGFREQDPRFVADLGQCLTVIPEIGTKVEALSTFIESLDGKRDIPQIEFIAGDQAVVLTVRHLQPLSDADRAAWAAFGQQHGFVIYLQSGGVDTVQPLDGQGVPLSFRLAPWDVELAFRPLDFIQVNAKLNEKMIAHALDLLEPGEDERVLDLFCGLGNFTLPLARRVREVVGVEGDAGLVARARENAERNGLANAQFFSADLTQDQRSTAWMRQGFDKLLLDPPRSGAIEVLQQLPLKQFKRIVYVSCHPGSLARDAGYLVNEQGFTLVSAGAMDMFPHTAHVESIAVFEKR, encoded by the coding sequence GTGGCCCGATCCCGCTCCCGCATCGACCGTACCCCGTTCCAGACCGAAATCCTCGACCTCAGCCATGATGGCCGCGGCGTCGCCCGCCGTGAAGGCGAGGGCGGCAAGGTCACCTTCATCAGCGGCGCCTTGCCGGGCGAGGTGGTGATGGCGGAACAGACCGCCCGCAGCCGCCATTTCGACGAGGCGCGCACGGTACAGGTGCTGCAGGCCTCGCCGCAGCGTGTCACCCCCAAATGCCCGCACTTCGGCACCTGCGCCGGCTGCGTGCTGCAGCATCTGGACGAAGACCAGCAGATCGTCGCCAAGCAGCGCGTGCTGATGGACAACCTGGAGCGGATCGGCCACGTGAAGCCGGGTACCGTGCTGGCGCCGCTGGTCGGCGAGAGCTGGGGCTACCGCCGCAAGGGCCGTTTCTCGGTGCGCCGGGTCGAGAAGAAGGACAAGACCCTGGTCGGTTTCCGTGAACAGGACCCGCGGTTCGTGGCCGACCTCGGCCAGTGCCTGACCGTGATTCCGGAGATCGGCACCAAGGTCGAGGCCCTGTCCACCTTCATCGAATCGCTCGATGGCAAGCGTGACATCCCGCAGATCGAATTCATCGCTGGCGACCAGGCCGTGGTCCTGACCGTGCGGCACCTGCAGCCGCTCAGCGATGCCGACCGCGCCGCCTGGGCCGCCTTCGGCCAGCAGCATGGCTTTGTGATCTACCTGCAGTCCGGCGGCGTGGACACCGTGCAGCCGCTGGACGGGCAGGGCGTGCCGCTGTCGTTCCGGCTGGCACCGTGGGATGTCGAGCTGGCATTCCGCCCGCTGGACTTCATCCAGGTCAACGCCAAGCTCAACGAGAAGATGATCGCCCACGCCCTGGACCTGCTGGAACCGGGTGAGGACGAGCGCGTGCTGGACCTGTTCTGCGGCCTGGGCAACTTCACCCTGCCACTGGCCCGCCGCGTGCGCGAAGTGGTCGGCGTGGAAGGCGATGCCGGCCTGGTCGCGCGTGCCCGCGAGAATGCCGAGCGCAACGGCCTGGCCAACGCGCAGTTCTTCAGTGCCGACCTGACCCAGGACCAGCGCAGCACCGCGTGGATGCGCCAGGGCTTCGACAAGCTGCTGCTCGACCCGCCGCGTTCGGGTGCGATCGAAGTGCTGCAGCAGCTGCCGCTGAAGCAGTTCAAGCGCATCGTCTACGTCAGCTGCCACCCGGGCTCGCTGGCGCGTGACGCCGGCTACCTGGTCAACGAACAGGGCTTCACTCTGGTCAGCGCCGGTGCCATGGACATGTTCCCGCACACCGCACACGTGGAAAGCATCGCGGTGTTCGAGAAGCGCTGA